A window of Clostridium sp. 'White wine YQ' contains these coding sequences:
- the mreD gene encoding rod shape-determining protein MreD — MKRVVLILIGLLLFILDNTILPSFAIKGAWGSLLFTFAICYSLITGPWEAIFVGAYSGILQDVFFGSVFGVNSLINLILCLLAALVGKNIFKNRKTIPVMTVLGATAIKFLVIYIVLFFMKMSIYFENMIVMTTMNTVFAFIFYRKIYNFTEKSFMKNPWKFN; from the coding sequence ATGAAGAGAGTAGTACTTATTTTAATAGGACTTTTGCTTTTTATTTTAGACAATACCATTCTTCCCTCCTTCGCAATTAAAGGAGCTTGGGGAAGCTTATTGTTTACTTTTGCAATTTGTTATTCTCTTATTACAGGTCCATGGGAAGCTATTTTTGTAGGAGCATATTCTGGAATATTGCAAGATGTTTTCTTTGGGAGTGTTTTTGGAGTAAATTCTCTTATAAATTTAATATTATGTTTACTAGCTGCATTAGTTGGGAAAAACATATTTAAAAATAGGAAAACCATACCAGTGATGACAGTTCTAGGAGCAACTGCAATTAAATTTCTAGTAATATATATTGTTCTCTTCTTTATGAAAATGAGCATTTACTTTGAAAATATGATAGTGATGACTACTATGAATACTGTGTTTGCTTTTATCTTTTATAGAAAAATATATAATTTTACAGAGAAAAGCTTTATGAAAAATCCTTGGAAATTTAATTAA
- the mreC gene encoding rod shape-determining protein MreC: MKFLKNKLAVTIIVLSVGFLAIIVYTFKSQNKSIFESGAGSALNPIQKIAYTVTEKFKGFVDFFYNFSEVKEENKKLEKENAELNNKLVDYNSLKSENERLRDVVNFANQIEGYNVVGTNIIGYSGDSFLSGYVIDKGSKNGLEKGMPVMASKGIVGQVTSVGSNWAIVQSLVNENIAIAAKIESTEDTIGIVKGYKDSQNKLLAKVYNIPVNSQIKKDDVILTSGLGSVYPKNIRIGKVLSVEEDKVKVSKSATIEPFVDFNKLEELFIMIPKEKRNIESDGQ; this comes from the coding sequence ATGAAATTTTTGAAAAACAAACTGGCAGTAACTATTATAGTACTGTCAGTTGGCTTTTTAGCAATAATTGTATATACCTTCAAAAGTCAAAATAAGAGTATATTTGAGAGTGGTGCAGGGTCGGCGTTAAATCCAATACAAAAGATAGCATATACAGTAACAGAAAAATTCAAGGGATTTGTAGATTTCTTCTATAATTTTTCTGAGGTAAAGGAAGAAAATAAAAAGTTAGAAAAAGAAAATGCGGAGCTTAATAATAAGCTTGTAGATTATAATAGCTTAAAAAGTGAAAATGAAAGATTAAGAGACGTTGTTAATTTTGCAAATCAAATTGAAGGATATAATGTTGTAGGAACCAATATAATTGGATACAGTGGAGATAGTTTTTTATCAGGATATGTAATTGATAAAGGAAGTAAAAATGGCTTGGAAAAGGGAATGCCAGTAATGGCCTCAAAAGGAATAGTTGGCCAAGTTACATCGGTAGGAAGTAATTGGGCTATAGTGCAATCATTAGTTAATGAAAATATTGCAATAGCTGCTAAAATAGAAAGTACCGAGGATACAATAGGAATTGTAAAAGGCTATAAGGATTCGCAAAATAAATTATTAGCAAAGGTTTATAATATACCGGTAAATTCTCAAATTAAAAAGGATGACGTTATCTTAACCTCTGGTCTTGGAAGCGTTTATCCAAAAAATATTAGAATTGGTAAGGTATTAAGTGTTGAAGAAGATAAGGTTAAAGTAAGTAAAAGTGCTACAATCGAACCATTTGTAGATTTTAATAAGCTTGAGGAGTTATTTATAATGATTCCAAAAGAAAAAAGAAATATAGAGAGTGATGGGCAATAG
- a CDS encoding rod shape-determining protein — translation MGLFGMTKDMGIDLGTANTLVFVKGKGVVLREPSVVAINNNTKKPLAVGAEAKQMIGRTPGNIVAIRPLKDGVIADFDITQTMIKKFIEKITSKSAFASPRIIICYPSGVTEVEKRAIEEATKAAGARDVILMEEPMAAAIGAGLPVSEPTGSMIVDIGGGTTEVAVISLGGIVTAKSLRVAGDELDQAIISYIKREYNLMIGERTAETIKMELGSAFRTEEVEKSMEIKGRDLITGLPKIIEVSEVQVREAIKEPVAAIIESIKTTLEKTPPELASDIMEKGIMLAGGGALLKGLDALINHETHMPVHIAESPLDCVALGAGKALEDFDYLAKQQRG, via the coding sequence ATGGGATTATTTGGAATGACGAAAGACATGGGAATAGATTTAGGAACAGCAAACACTTTAGTATTTGTTAAAGGAAAAGGAGTGGTTTTAAGAGAGCCATCCGTTGTAGCTATAAATAATAACACAAAAAAACCGTTAGCAGTTGGAGCAGAAGCAAAACAAATGATTGGTAGAACTCCAGGAAACATTGTAGCTATAAGACCATTAAAAGATGGAGTTATTGCTGATTTTGATATTACTCAAACAATGATCAAAAAGTTTATTGAAAAAATCACTAGTAAAAGTGCTTTTGCAAGTCCAAGAATAATAATTTGTTATCCATCAGGAGTAACAGAAGTTGAGAAAAGAGCTATAGAAGAAGCTACTAAGGCTGCAGGAGCAAGAGATGTAATTTTGATGGAAGAGCCAATGGCAGCTGCAATTGGTGCAGGACTTCCTGTTTCAGAACCAACTGGAAGTATGATCGTTGATATCGGTGGAGGTACTACTGAAGTTGCAGTTATATCTTTAGGTGGTATAGTTACAGCAAAATCTCTTAGAGTTGCTGGAGATGAATTAGATCAAGCAATTATTAGTTATATTAAAAGAGAATATAATTTAATGATTGGTGAGAGAACAGCTGAAACAATAAAAATGGAATTAGGTTCAGCATTTAGAACAGAAGAAGTTGAAAAGTCTATGGAAATCAAAGGAAGAGACTTGATTACAGGTCTTCCTAAAATTATAGAAGTAAGTGAAGTTCAAGTAAGAGAAGCAATAAAAGAACCAGTAGCAGCTATAATCGAATCAATTAAAACAACTTTAGAAAAAACACCACCAGAACTAGCATCAGATATAATGGAAAAAGGTATCATGCTAGCTGGAGGGGGAGCATTATTAAAGGGATTAGACGCCTTAATTAACCATGAAACCCATATGCCTGTACATATTGCAGAATCACCACTTGATTGCGTAGCTCTTGGAGCTGGAAAGGCTCTTGAAGATTTTGATTATTTAGCTAAGCAACAAAGAGGTTAA
- the radC gene encoding RadC family protein, whose amino-acid sequence MKNNLRITDLPENERPEEKLFLYGAETLSNVELLALILRCGTKNESVMDLSSNVLKRVNGLNGIISAGIDDFLKINGIKKAKASRLMALCELAKRINSHKGIKGEIRIKEPKTIADLFMNEMSKLSQEVLKLIMLNTKNNIISIKEVFKGTLNSSIVHPREVFSEALKNNAASIIICHNHPSGDPTPSKEDINITLRLKECSKIMGIDLLDHIIIGNNTYVSLKEKSII is encoded by the coding sequence ATGAAAAACAATCTAAGAATTACAGATTTGCCTGAAAATGAAAGACCAGAAGAAAAATTATTTTTATATGGTGCAGAGACCTTATCAAATGTTGAACTATTGGCATTAATATTGAGATGTGGTACAAAGAATGAAAGTGTCATGGACTTGAGTTCCAATGTGCTTAAAAGAGTAAATGGTTTAAATGGAATTATTTCAGCAGGAATAGATGACTTTCTGAAAATTAATGGCATAAAAAAAGCAAAGGCTTCAAGGCTTATGGCACTATGCGAATTAGCTAAAAGAATTAATTCTCATAAAGGAATTAAGGGTGAAATAAGGATAAAGGAACCTAAAACTATAGCAGATTTATTTATGAATGAGATGAGTAAACTTTCACAAGAAGTCTTAAAGTTAATAATGTTAAATACTAAGAATAATATAATTTCTATTAAAGAGGTATTTAAAGGAACATTAAACTCATCGATAGTTCATCCGAGAGAAGTGTTTTCTGAAGCTTTAAAAAACAATGCGGCTTCAATTATTATATGTCATAATCATCCTTCGGGGGATCCAACTCCAAGTAAGGAAGATATAAATATTACTTTAAGGTTAAAAGAATGTAGTAAGATAATGGGAATTGATCTGCTAGATCACATTATCATAGGAAATAATACTTATGTAAGCTTAAAAGAAAAATCCATTATATAA
- a CDS encoding Maf-like protein: protein MKVILASASERRKELLFRLFKEFEVAVSNFDEDSVVFSGNLEEYVKALSYGKAKEISKSSMKDSLIIAADTIVSIDGKILGKPKDKQEAVNMLKMLSGKEHKVYSGITVINTNNSKIIQDAVCTTVHFSRLSDEEILSYVETDEPMDKAGAYGIQGYGGVFVEKIDGCFYNVVGLPLNRLSKIIKEIM, encoded by the coding sequence ACTTCTTTTTAGACTTTTTAAAGAGTTCGAAGTTGCTGTAAGCAACTTTGATGAGGATAGTGTAGTTTTTTCAGGAAACTTAGAGGAATATGTAAAAGCACTATCTTACGGAAAAGCTAAGGAGATCTCAAAAAGTTCAATGAAAGATTCCTTAATTATTGCAGCGGATACTATTGTTAGCATAGATGGAAAAATTTTAGGAAAACCTAAAGATAAACAAGAAGCAGTGAACATGTTAAAAATGTTAAGTGGAAAAGAGCATAAAGTTTATTCTGGTATCACAGTTATAAACACTAACAACTCTAAAATTATCCAAGATGCTGTATGTACAACAGTTCATTTCTCAAGATTAAGTGATGAAGAAATACTATCTTATGTTGAAACTGATGAGCCTATGGATAAAGCAGGGGCTTACGGTATTCAAGGTTATGGTGGAGTTTTTGTTGAGAAAATAGATGGGTGTTTTTACAATGTGGTAGGGTTGCCACTTAATAGATTAAGTAAGATTATTAAGGAAATAATGTAG